Proteins encoded within one genomic window of uncultured Draconibacterium sp.:
- a CDS encoding PQQ-binding-like beta-propeller repeat protein: MKKINSLFCLIVLLFISQFAIAQTIHQWRGIDRDGKYSEAGLLSEWPEDGPQLLWSTETLGPGYAAPVITSDKLLIIGVENGISTLFAFDLKGNLLWKTPNGKSFVGDGFSARFPGARSTPTVVGNMVYATSGTGRLACFDLNTGKELWAVDMVNDLKGYMNEFSYAESVVTDENAVYCFPGGTEINVAKLDRFTGKTIWTSVATGDTTHFVSPILVNLPSRKVFVSTSRHYVFGVDCETGDLLWKYDIAIRHDGDHANTPVYKAPYLYVITNDDNGKGAIKLELSADGSSVKEVWTNENVKNDMGGYILHDNKLFVTTENKYLNILDPATGAVLDKIRSSFGGIIFADNKFIVYGTNGDVRLFNYENGKLTQGGLFKVTMGSQEHFSHPVVANGVLYIRHGEALMAYKIK; encoded by the coding sequence ATGAAAAAAATCAATTCATTATTCTGTCTGATTGTCTTATTGTTTATCAGTCAATTTGCAATTGCCCAAACTATTCATCAGTGGCGTGGTATTGATCGCGACGGAAAGTATTCCGAAGCCGGATTATTATCTGAATGGCCAGAGGATGGTCCGCAACTATTGTGGTCGACCGAAACGCTTGGCCCCGGTTACGCGGCCCCTGTTATAACTTCTGATAAATTACTTATTATCGGAGTAGAGAATGGGATCAGCACCCTTTTTGCTTTCGATTTAAAAGGGAATCTTTTGTGGAAAACGCCAAACGGAAAATCATTTGTGGGAGACGGATTCTCAGCCCGATTCCCGGGTGCAAGATCAACTCCAACTGTTGTGGGTAATATGGTTTATGCAACATCGGGCACCGGGCGGCTGGCCTGTTTTGATCTGAATACCGGAAAAGAACTGTGGGCTGTTGACATGGTAAACGACCTGAAAGGTTATATGAATGAATTTAGTTATGCAGAATCGGTAGTTACCGATGAGAATGCGGTTTATTGTTTCCCCGGAGGAACCGAAATTAATGTTGCGAAACTAGACCGCTTTACCGGAAAAACAATCTGGACATCGGTAGCCACCGGCGACACCACCCATTTTGTTTCGCCAATTCTTGTGAATCTGCCTTCGCGCAAAGTTTTTGTATCCACATCAAGACATTACGTTTTTGGTGTTGATTGCGAAACCGGGGATTTACTATGGAAATACGACATCGCCATTCGTCACGATGGAGACCATGCAAACACGCCGGTTTATAAGGCTCCGTATTTGTACGTTATTACCAACGACGATAATGGTAAAGGTGCCATAAAACTGGAGCTTTCAGCAGACGGGAGCAGTGTAAAAGAAGTGTGGACCAACGAAAATGTGAAAAATGATATGGGTGGTTATATTTTGCACGATAATAAGTTGTTTGTTACCACCGAGAATAAATACCTGAATATTCTTGATCCGGCAACAGGGGCAGTTCTTGATAAAATAAGATCTTCATTTGGGGGTATTATTTTTGCCGATAATAAATTTATCGTTTATGGTACGAATGGCGATGTACGCCTTTTTAATTACGAAAACGGTAAACTTACGCAGGGCGGTTTATTTAAAGTTACAATGGGAAGCCAGGAGCATTTTTCGCATCCGGTAGTTGCCAACGGCGTGCTTTATATCCGACACGGAGAAGCTCTTATGGCTTATAAAATTAAGTAG